AGAGGTAGTCGATCCCGGTCGGCGCCGGCGGGGCCGCGACGGGGGTCTCGGGCTTGGCCTTGGGGTGCGCGTGCCGGGTGATCTGGTGCGGGATGGCCTTGCCGAACGAGCGTCCGCCGAAGCGGACGTCGATGTCGGTCAGGTCGAAGGGGTCGAAGACGAGCTCGACCTGCCGGCCGACCAGCGAGGCGTCGACGTTGTAGGTGTTGGACTGGAGTGAGACCGTGGCGGTCTTGGCGACCTTCCGCAGCTCTGACCAGCGGAAAGCCTCCCTCAACGCGTCCGGGGTGGGGACCGGGAACGGGGCGCTGGCCATCCACCGCTCCAGCGGCTGCTGCCCCGTCTCGGAGTGCGCCCGCCGGTGATAGACCTGCTCGACCCAGGCTGTGAAGAGGCGATTGAGCATGGCCAGGTCGGTGACCTTCTCCGTGTCGACCTCGACCAGGAACTGTTCCCGGACAGTGCGGAAAAAGCGTTCGATCTTGCCCCTGCCCTGCGGGCGCCCCGGCGTCGAGTGGATCAGCTTGATCCCGAGCCTCGCGCAGGCTCTGAGCAGGGCGGAGTCCACGAACGCGGAGCCGTTGTCGACGTAGACGCCCTCGGGGACGCCGCGGGCGGCCAGTGCCGGCCGAAGCGCCGCCGCCAGTCGGACGCTGTCCTCGGCGCCGCCCCAGCGGTGCCCGACCACCGCCCGACTGTGGTCGTCGACGAACGCGAAGAGATAAGCCTTGTGACCTGCGATCTTCGGCCCGTGGAGGGCATCCCCGACCCAGAGCTCATTCGGCCGGTTCGCCTCGAACCGGCCGAACGCCTCCGGCGCCTGCCCGTCGGGGCGGGTCAGCAGTTCCAGGCGCTGAAGGTGCCGGTGGACGGTGCGGTAGGACGGGCCCCAGCCCAGGTGCTGCTGCAGGATCCGCACCACCTGCGCGGTCGACCGGCTCGGATTCTCCCGCTTCAAGGCCGCTGCCAGGTCCAGCACCTCCTCCGGCGTGCGCGGGGTGACCTGCCGGGTCGGCGGCAGCAGCGCGTCGAAACCGCCCTCACGCCAGAGCTTGAGCCAGCGATCCACCGTCCCGCGCGTGATCTTGACCGGCTTCCCGAACGGATCGGTGTGCACCCGGGCAGCGATCGCGCGGACCATCGCCCCGCGCTGGCGCGGGCTCAGGGCAGCGTCAGCCGCCTCGCGGATCAACTGGTAACGGAACAAGGCGACTTGGTGGGCCCGTTCGGCCCGCCGTCGCTCCTCCTCATCGACCAACGCCATCCGGCGCCCTCCTGAAACGGCTGTGGACATGCCAGCCGCCAGGATGAGCCGAGCCCGACGATCTTCGTCAGGGTCAGCTCGTGTTGATCGTTTCGGAGGTCAGGCCGGAGGCCAGCCCGGCGCCAGCAGGCGGCCGTGGCAGGCCGCCGACACCAGCAACCAGGTAGGCACCTTCAACTTCCCGAGCCTCGCCCTCGCGGCGAACGCGAACCCCGTCACCGCACTGACCGCGTCAGCGACCGCCGTCCCGGCCGGGGCCGGCAGGACCGCGGCCGGGTCGTCCGCCAGCGCGACCAGCCACGCGGTGAACACCGCCGTCGCCCGGACCGCCCGCCGCGACCAGCACCGCAGCCAGCCCCGCACTGTCGTCACCGGCCTGCCCAGCCGCCCGGCGATCCGCCGGCAGCCCCAGCCGGCTGCCGCGAGCTCCAGCCCGGCCCCGACGACCTCAGCCGTGTCCGCGCGTCTGACCAGGGACAACGCTGGAAGCAGGATGTGCGTCGCCTCGCAGGAGCGGCACCTCGCCCGACGCGGACGCACCACCACGACCCCGCCCGGACCCCGCAGGCTCCGCGACCGGCCCCAGCCCCACCGGGCTAGCACCCCGCCGCAGCCCGGACACGACAACTCGCCCTCGACCAGGCGCCGTTCGACAACCGAAGTTGCCACCTCTACCGTGACCAAAGCGCCCTCCGTTGGCGCTCGCACGGCCCTCCCGGACGCCGCCAAACGAGCGGGAGGGCCGTGATCATGTTCAGGACATGATCACGGTGCCGCCCAGCACCCAGAAGATCAATTACCTTCTTGTGAACTCTTCCTCATCAACATCACCAATGGCACAACACTGCCCGTTCGTCAGCATGTTGAGTGACTATCTACAACCGCCCGGCGCGCGGGCACCTGCGGACTGAAACCGAGCCGGCGCATCAGCCTCGTTGCGCCCGAGACGCTGTAGGAGACATGGAACTTCCTGCCGATCAGCGTGGACACCCGCGCCGCGGTCCACACCTGGTCCTCCACCCAGCCATGCGCGGCCGGACCCTGCTCCAGATATGCGGCGAGCTTCTCCAGGCAGCGCGGCGACAGACGGCACCGTGACCCGCTCGCCCCACGCGAGACCAGGGCCTGCATGCCGCCGTCTCGCCACAGCTCCTGCCACTGGTAAGCCGATTTCCGGCTCACCCGCAGTCGCCGGGCCACCTCCGGCGGCTTGATCTTCTGCTCGAACAACTCGGCCGCCTGCATCCGCACCGTCTCGCGACGCTGACGCCCCATCGCGGTCAGCCCGCCCCCATCCGCATACCTCACACACCACGAAGTACTACCAACACCCCAGCCACATCATCGACTTCCACAAAGATCACCCTGACGAGCCGAAGTCAGTAAGGACAGCTCTCGCAGGGACGCTGCGCAGGAGGGCGAAGTGACGAGGCCATGCAGTCAGTATGTCGGAGGGGCCGTGATTGGGGAGTCACTCCCTAGTTCGGCATGCCAGAGGCTGAGCCACACCGTCGGCATGGATTCGCTTGCAACCACTCGTTGATCAAAGCGAGCCAGGACGGTAGACCCGCTCGCCTCCAGCTGCTCTGCGAGCGTGAACACCGCAAGTTCCAGAGGCATTTCCAGCTGCAGGGACCGCCCGAACATGATACCCACCTTTCCGCCATAGGTGAATCTTTGGCATGCTGGCTGGATATCTTATTTCTCTTATTTGGCCAGGTCGGGTTATCTTATCGGCTCATCCTGGTTGCCGGACCGTGGGCCAGGAGCAGGCTCTAGTCTCCGGAGTGTTACCGTGACGGGTGCGCCGACATTTCCATGGAAACCCATGGTCGTAACAGCTGCGCTGTGGGGGTCTGCCTTCCCGGCGATCAGTATCGCGCTGCCTGGGTATTCTCCGACGGCAATCGCCGTATTGCGGATGGGCATCTCAGCACTCCTTCTGCTGCCATTCCTGCTGCAGGGACGCATCCGAACCTTGGGGCTGCGTGATGCCCTTCGGATGGCGACCTTCGGCCTCGCGGGCATGACGGCTTATCAGCTTCTGCTCTACGCGGGCGAGCAGAGCGTGGACGCCGGCACTGCGGCCATGCTTATCTCCACTTCCCCAATTTTCGTCATGCTCTTGGGGGCATTCCTACTGGGAGAACGCCCAAGCGCCCGGGGCACGGTTGGCCTGGGAGTAGCCCTGTCCGGGGCACTGCTGATAGCCATGACTACGGGACATAGTGGAGGAACTCTCGCCGGAGCCGGACTCGTCATTGCGGCTGCGGCAGCTCAGGCCGCATCGTTTGTCGTACAAAAACCCCTGCTTGCCCGGTACTCCGGCATCGA
Above is a genomic segment from Streptomyces sp. NBC_01454 containing:
- a CDS encoding DMT family transporter yields the protein MVVTAALWGSAFPAISIALPGYSPTAIAVLRMGISALLLLPFLLQGRIRTLGLRDALRMATFGLAGMTAYQLLLYAGEQSVDAGTAAMLISTSPIFVMLLGAFLLGERPSARGTVGLGVALSGALLIAMTTGHSGGTLAGAGLVIAAAAAQAASFVVQKPLLARYSGIECTFYGSLFGALPLLPFLPSTISQVATADWHGTAAVIWLSVGCTVFAFCSWSRTLSATSASTSSLVLYGVPVAALAVNAALTQSAPAHTAFVGGALVLAGVAFTATRRPQTAPSSRTGTRPTQAPCAEPSLPQLSQSARLSTQFFTERDSPGAECEHLCGESTSSPAFH
- a CDS encoding helix-turn-helix domain-containing protein, with amino-acid sequence MSLVRRADTAEVVGAGLELAAAGWGCRRIAGRLGRPVTTVRGWLRCWSRRAVRATAVFTAWLVALADDPAAVLPAPAGTAVADAVSAVTGFAFAARARLGKLKVPTWLLVSAACHGRLLAPGWPPA